A window of Lagenorhynchus albirostris chromosome 11, mLagAlb1.1, whole genome shotgun sequence contains these coding sequences:
- the MIP gene encoding lens fiber major intrinsic protein, with product MWELRSASFWRAISAEFFATLFYVFFGLGASLRWAPGPLHILQVALAFGLALATLVQAVGHISGAHVNPAVTFAFLVGSQMSLLRAFCYMAAQLLGAVAGAAVLYSVTPTAVRGNLALNTLHPGVSVGQATIVEIFLTLQFVLCIFATYDERRNGRLGSVALAVGFSLTLGHLFGMYYTGAGMNPARSFAPAILTRNFTNHWVYWVGPIIGAGLGSLLYDFLLFPRLKSVSERLSILKGARPSESNGQPEGTGEPVELKTQAL from the exons ATGTGGGAACTGCGGTCAGCCTCCTTCTGGAGGGCCATATCTGCTGAGTTCTTTGCCACCCTCTTCTATGTCTTCTTCGGGCTAGGGGCCTCACTGCGTTGGGCCCCTGGACCACTGCATATCTTGCAGGTGGCTTTAGCCTTTGGCCTGGCCCTGGCTACACTGGTGCAGGCTGTGGGCCACATCAGTGGAGCCCATGTCAATCCTGCAGTCACTTTCGCCTTCCTTGTGGGCTCCCAGATGTCCCTGCTCCGTGCCTTCTGCTACATGGCAGCCCAACTCCTGGGAGCCGTGGCTGGGGCTGCCGTGCTGTACAGTGTTACCCCGACTGCCGTCCGAGGAAACCTAGCACTTAACACG TTGCACCCTGGGGTGAGTGTGGGCCAGGCCACCATAGTGGAGATCTTCCTGACGCTCCAGTTCGTGCTCTGCATCTTTGCCACATACGACGAGAGGCGGAATGGCCGCCTGGGCTCCGTGGCCCTGGCCGTTGGCTTCTCCCTCACCCTGGGGCACCTCTTTGGG ATGTATTATACTGGTGCAGGCATGAACCCTGCCCGCTCCTTTGCTCCTGCCATTCTTACCAGAAACTTCACCAACCACTGG GTGTACTGGGTGGGCCCAATCATTGGAGCAGGCCTGGGCAGTCTCCTTTATgactttctcctcttcccccGGCTCAAGAGTGTTTCTGAGAGACTGTCTATTCTCAAGGGTGCCAGGCCCAGTGAATCCAATGGACAACCAGAGGGCACAGGGGAACCTGTTGAACTGAAGACCCAGGCCCTGTAA
- the SPRYD4 gene encoding SPRY domain-containing protein 4: MALPFGRSLCLSRWGAKRLGVAAVDARRGVSFKLEEKTAHSSLALFKGDTGVKYGMVGLEPTKLAPNVERFREWAVVLADTAVTSGRHYWEVTVKRSQQFRIGVADVDISRDSCIGVDDRSWVFIYAQRKWHTMLANEKAPIEGIGQPEKVGLLLEYEAQKLSLVDVSRVAVVHTLQTDFRGPVVPAFALWDGELLTHSGLEVPEGL, encoded by the exons ATGGCGCTGCCCTTTGGTCGTTCGCTGTGCCTGAGCCGTTGGGGAGCCAAACGATTGGGGGTTGCCGCCGTAGATGCCCGCAGAG GCGTCAGTttcaaactggaagaaaagaccGCTCACAGCAGCCTGGCACTCTTCAAAGGTGACACAGGTGTCAAATACGGCATGGTGGGATTGGAGCCCACAAAATTGGCCCCGAATGTGGAGCGCTTCCGGGAGTGGGCAGTGGTGCTGGCAGACACAGCGGTTACCAGTGGCAGGCACTACTGGGAGGTGACAGTGAAGCGCTCCCAGCAATTCCGGATAGGAGTGGCAGACGTGGATATTTCCCGGGATAGCTGCATCGGTGTTGACGATCGTTCCTGGGTGTTCATCTATGCTCAGCGCAAGTGGCACACCATGTTGGCCAACGAGAAAGCCCCTATTGAGGGCATTGGGCAGCCAGAGAAGGTGGGGCTGCTGCTGGAGTATGAGGCCCAGAAGCTGAGTCTGGTGGATGTGAGCCGGGTTGCTGTGGTCCACACACTACAGACAGATTTCCGGGGTCCAGTGGTGCCTGCTTTTGCCCTTTGGGATGGAGAGCTGCTGACCCATTCGGGGCTTGAGGTGCCTGAAGGCCTCTAG